TTGGCGTCGACCACCTCATCCTTGGCTCTGGATATAGCAACCAGCATGTCGGAGATGATTTGGGTGGGATCATACAGGTTACGATAGTGAGCCAGCCTCAGACGCGGAAACTCCTCCTCTAGGAGCTCAACTGCCTCAGTACGATCCATCATCCGTGGATCTTTTTGTAAGCCGAGCTCCGCATAGAACCGGCGGATGATATCGAGGCCAAAGGCGTGAAACGTGCCGATCCACATTGCGGCCGCTGCGTCGGGCCTTTTGCGCGCGATCCTTTCGGCCATTTCACCCGCTGCCTTGTTCGAGAACGTCAGAAGCAGGATGCGCCTTGGATCAACACCGTCTGCGAGGAGGCCTTCAACGCGTGCGACTAACGTCTGGGTTTTGCCAGTGCCTGGACCTGCTTCTAGCAGGTAGGCCCCTCCGCGATGCCCCGCCGCCGTTGCTTGCAAGGGATTCAAGGGCCGTTCCTCATGCGCTGCCGTCGGCTTGGTCGGGAAGGGCGGCAACAAGAGGGCATCAAGCAGCTGTTGCGCCACGACCTCGAACGGCGCGCCGAGCTTCTCGGCAATCTCAGAAGCAGAAAGCCCTCCAGCTACGTGGAGTTCTCGGGCGACGCTACGAGGAAGCAGCAACTCTCTCGCGAACAGATCCATCTGGACTTCGCGCCGTTGCTTGCGCCCATAGTCGACAACCCGATCAATACCGACCGGTGATGGTTCGGCGGCGCGGGCGGGGTCGATCGTCGGCGCAGACTCATCGTCCGGATCGTCGCCAAGCTCGACATGCCCGATCTCGTGCGCAACAAGGAAGGCTTTCTCGAATAGAGAGCCGACATTCTCATGAAGGATCAGATCGTCGGCGGCTATAAAGGTAGCGCGACCGCCGTTGAGCATAGCTGCACCCGCCGCAGTCGGCTCAACGTCAATCCCCCGCCGCGTGGCCTCGGCGACGACGAATTCATACGGTGCCCAAGGATTGGCGCCGGATTCGACAAGGTGAGCGTGAAGCTCGGCGGCGACTTGCCTGGCAAGCTCCACGCTGTCCATATCAGTCCATCTCCCCCAAAAGCCGGGTTCGCTTCTCAACGGGAATGCCGGCGTCGATCAACACCTTTTCGAAAGTGACCTGCTCACCCGTGGTCGGCTTTCCGTCAGCCTTGTAGCTACGAGCCGCAGCTAGTGGGGTGGCTCCCCAAGACAACTCCAGCTGGGCGACGGAGCAGCGCATTGCGATCGCCAGATTTTCAAGAAAGCGGCGAGGGATACTGAGAAACGACACGCGCCGTTCACGCAGTGCCGTGACAACCTGGCGCGGGATGTCCAGTTGGTGAGCGACGGTGCGCCAGTCAGCGGCTGTGAGAGCCGCAAAAGGATCTGGAATTGCCTCGGGCAGAGCCCTCGCATGTTGCGACCAGGCGGCATCAATCAGCGCCTGATCCGCAGCGGAAGGGGGCGCGGCCTCTTCCGAGGTCTCGCGGCTGAGTTCGCGCGAGAGATCGACGAGTTCTGCGGCGTATTCTGGGTAAAGACGCAGGTAGCGTTCGAGGGTCGAGCGATCGGGCTCGCTTTCGACTGCGAATGCGTCGAGCACGGCTTCGCGGGATGGGCGTTCGCCGGCGGGACTCATTGCTTTTCACCGTCGGCCAGAGCCACCCGCAACGCTGCGAACGCTTTGTCGCGATAAGTTCGGATCGTTTTTTCGGAACGACCTAGGGCCTTGGCGATGGTCATGACGTCTGGCTCCTTAGAATCTATTGGGAAGCCCTGTTTCAGCATATGTATGATCCTGATTTGTTCTGGCGGTAAAGCTTCAATCGCCGCATCCAAACGCGACCGGTAAGACGGATCGTCAAAATCCGATGCGGCGAAAGGATCATGGGCTCCGGCCGCTGCCTCGACCTCTGCTGACAGTTCACCACTCTCCTCGTCATATTCGAGAGGCTTGGATCTGTTCTCGTCGCGCCAAGCCTGTTCCTGAGCATCGCGTCGCAAGCTCGCCACAGCGCCATCGAATCGCACCTCGAAATAATCGAGTTTGTCGACGTATGATGCTCGGTCTGCGGATAGAATTTCTACAAACCGGCTGAAGACTTTGTCACGCACCACGCTGCGCGTCAGCGATTCAGTCTTGCCGTCGGAGTTCTCCGGTTTGGGCACGCTGCGGAGCACCCGCTCCATGAGTATACGATAAAGGCGCTCGAACCATGTTTCGTTATTGTCGTGACGACTAGCGCGGATGAAATACACGAGGCACTCGCTGGGTACGTATCCCGGCTCGGAGCGCTTCGTAATTGCAGCTCTGCCGATTAACTCGTCGCGTGGCAGCGCGGCCAACTCGGCGATGAGTGTTTCCACCTTCCTGTCGCGCTCATAAAGCTCGCCAGTAAGTCGTCGCTTGCGCAGCGGAGCTACAACCGTGTTGCCGTTACGATGAGCTTCCGGCTCCGGTTTCGCCCCCACTACTCCGTCCAACCTCTTCATAGCCCCGTCCGCTTAGTCTGCGCCCTTGTTCAAACTCGCCTCAAGCGAAGCGATGCTGTCGATCACGGCTTCGAACGCTGGCGGGTCGCCGAAGATCATGCCCTGCATAGCCCGGTAATCAATGCGGAGCTGTTCGATCATCGCGTCGTGCGGCGCAAGTGCGAAGGAGCCAGGAACAGCGCTGGCGAGATCGAAGTCGGGCCGATTGAAGAACATGCGGGCGTGCGCGACGCAATCTTCACCGAGCGCTCTATCTTTGATGGCCGCTGCTCCTACCGGTGTCGCGACGAGCCGATGCAGATCGTAGTAGTGTCGCGAAACCCGTTGGCCACCGCCCTTTAGTTCACCGCGCTTGTCGAACCACCGCCGCAGCCCGTGGACAATGACGACCTTGTCCCAAAAGGTTCGTTCAGGATCGACAGTCCGCACGGCTGGCACCGTCAGGTCAAGCGCCGGAAGATCGTCATCGACATAGGGTTTAATCGGCACTTCGCTATTGGGATCAAGCGCAGACTTTGCACCTGACTCAATCTTGATGGCCGCCCTCACATACTCCGACCGCGGTGTCGCCGCCGGATACCAGATCAACAAGGTCTGGCCATCGGGATCGGTGTCGTCGGCTTCGATCCTCGCGTTTGAGGGATCAGCGCCGGCGGCCTTGAGGCGGTCCGCAAGAATTTTCGTCAATTCGTCGCGCAGGGGTCCGTTAATGTAGGCTTTGCAGGCATCCTTGATCGCCTCGAGACGTGCTTTGCGTTTCTTTCCACTGAGCTCCTCAAGTTCCTCGATGGTCGCCGGCTCGCCAATGTCATCTCTAAATACCGTGACATCTATGTCTTCGGAGAACCGGCTGATTAGACCGAATCCCTTGGATAATGAGGTTCCGCCTTTGAAGAGGAGGCGAGGACCACTGTCGTTTAATCCGTTGAATAAGACATCTAGGGTCCAACAGACCCAAAAGTCTTTTTCTATGTTCTGGGCGGCCGTGCCGAGCCGCTGCGCCGTCGTATCGAAGGCGCTCAACATCGCAGCTTCTCCAGCTGCAAGGACCTCGTCATAAGCTGGATTCATTTCTTCATTGCCTGGAGTGACTGCGTTTGTTGCTTGCTATGCGGGTCGAGACCGACTTACGTTTCAGGCGAGGATCGCCATGGCGATGTCCATCATCGTCGTCGCGGTGATGATCGTCGGCGTCGTGATCATCTGCAGTGCGATCGCTACTGACATGCTGATCATGATCGCCCCTCTCACCTTCGATGAGCGGCTTGAGAAATGTCCACATCCATGTCGGAAGCGCGGTAATGCCTGCTGCCAAATCGGCTTTAATGGCCGCGCCGACCGCAGGATCCTCGAAAAGCTTGGCAAGTTTGCCGCTCACGCGGTCACTTTCACCTTCGCGGAGCAAAATATCGCGAAGCCAGTAAAGCGCTTGAACGACCCGCATTGCCGGTCGTCCGGCCCAGAACAATTTGCTGGCGGCTGTTGGACGAAAGGTGATCGTCACATTGCCGAGCTTGATCGGTCGCCGACGTGCATCGGTATGGACGATAATTTTTGCAGGAACAGCGTCTGTCAAACCGAGGTCATTTGCTGCAGTCATTCCGTCTACAAGCATACGGGTTTGATCGCGGCGCCCAACGGCATCGATAACAGAGCGCGGATCGGGAGGATTGGGCTTTTGAGTTAGTTTGTTAAAACCAGGCTGGTCATAAAGTCCTCGATCGATCCGCCTGAGGATTTCTGTTTTTGTTAGGCGTTGCAACGCCTTGTCGACCGCATCTCGCGAGGCGAGGTCAACGAAATCGCTAGGCGTCCAAACCTTGCGCGGTGAATCCCCACGTATGCGTTCGAGCATTGCTGATTTCAGATCGGGTGAGTCGGCTGCCATGTCCGAAAGATGTATACTTTTTTCGGACAAAAGGCGAGTCCGAAATACACATACAAATTTCGGACAAACGCTCCGTATGTTCATCGACGAATGCTGAAAACGCGAATGGTTGGCATCGGCCGTGCCGACGCGAAATGCGTTCGGTATCGTGCGATCTGGCCGGTAGAGCAGTTGTTTCCGGCCGACACGATCAATTGGAAGAGCGATTGCAGACCTCGCGCAGCCGCGCAGGCGACGTGGCTCGTTCATTCGGCGCTTCGTCGCTGCGTGTGGTCACAGCCGGGATACTGGTTACACCCGAGAAAGCGGCCGTTGTTGCGACCTTTCCGTTCTACCAGTTGGCCCACGCCGCACGCCGGACATTGATTTAGCGTATCACCATCAATGGTCTCGAAACGCAAGTTTTCGCCGGCGATTTCTGAGAGCTCCCGAATATATCTGGATGGCTCACGGCTGTTCGTAAGCAGGAACACGCCGCGGCTTGCGCGGGTCAATGCGACATAGAAAAGGCGGCGCTCCTCGGCAAACTCAAATGTCTCCGGTCGCGGCATGACTAGATTGAACAGCTCGTCGTCCTCTATCCGGCTTGGCACCCCATAGTCGCCTTCACTGACATCGAGCAGAATCGTATAGTCGGCCTCAAGTCCCTTGGCTCGATGGAACGACAGTCCCGACACCTCGATATGCTCGAATTTTGGTGTCGCCCCCCTGAACGGGTCCAGCTGGTTGTAGCGCCACAGCACCATGACCTTGAGTTTCTGGTGTCCATCACTCCGCCACTGTACGGAAATCCCGCCAAGGAAGGTGTCGAGGCGCTTCAGCAATCGGAGGCATGAATCGGCGAAATCTGGCTTGCCCCCTTCACCGTCGGTCGGAATGACCCGGATCGACCGCGCAATCGCGGGCCGTGTCGATCGCACCGACTTTTTAAGTTGGGCGGCATTGCGCTGCACGAAACTGGCGGCCGTCTCGGCGATGAGCTGGTTGCAACGATAGGTCTGCTCCAGTCGACCTTGCCAGCTTGCCCCGAAATTCGCCTCGAACTGCGTGAAGATCGTTATGTCCGATCCGGCGAAGCGATAGATGGACTGCCAGTCATCGCCAACCGCAAAGATCTTGGTGAATGCCTTCTGATGCTTCAGCGCCTTAATCAGGTTCGCACGCGGCTCGGAAATATCTTGAAATTCATCGACCAGGATAAGGGAGTAGGGGCTCTGATACTGTCCGGCTTCCACGAGCCGCGTGGCATTGGCGATCATCGAGTCGAAGTCTATGCGATTGGCTTTTTCAAGCTTCCGGGAATAGGTCTCGGTGATCTTCCAGACGACCTGAGCAAACTCTTTGGCGCGGGTGCGGTCGTGGAGCGCCTTGGCCCGCTCAAGCAGCATGTCCAGGGTGAGGTGACTGGCGCGGATGTGTTTGATGCAGACCGCAATCAGCTTGTGATAGTGTTTGATGACAACAGGCTCGAGGGCTTTGACGATCGCCGTATAGCTCTTTCTTTCGAACGAGATGCCCCGTTTCGTGAGCTGCGCCTCGAGTTCCTCAATCAGCGATCCATTGCACGCTTGTGCAGACGTCGTCTGGAAAACGTCCATCCCCGCCTTGCGGTAGCCGGCCAGCTTGTGTTCGGCATGGGTGGCGTAGTCTGTGAAGGGTGATGAGCCATCGGCATTGATAGCCAGATGCTCGTGTATCGTCTTGCTGGTGGGGTAATAGAAGTCCGGATGGACGTACCGGATCTGCCCGTTTTTCTCTTCGATCGGGATCTGGCGTTCGTAGTCGAATTCGACGGAATGCAGCCACAGCCAATTCGTGATTGTCTGCTCCTGGAGCGACTTCACATGTATCCCGGCCATCGTGCCGATGGTCGCATTGCCTTTCCGCCGGCGCACCGACAGATAGCGCTCGTAGTCAGCCTCAGAACCAAACACCTCGACCGGGATATCCGCCTTGGGATGAAGGACGAGGAGGTTGACCCAGAGATCGGCGAATTCCGCATCTGATCGCAGCAGATCGTCAATGATCTGTTCGATGATTTTCGCTTCGCCGGCAGGGTGTTCGACCCAGTCGGCGAGCTGTGGGGGACGGCCTTCGACCTCCTCGATAATTCCGCGACCCAGCGCATGAAACGTAGTCACTTTACATTCCGAATTTCCTGGATCGACCGCGAGCTGTCTGGATATCCGCTCCTTTAGCTCGTCAGCGGCGCTCTTGTTGAAGGCAAGGACGAGAATCTCTTCAGGGCGATAGAGCTGCTTGTCGAGGACATAGGCGACCTTGCCGACCATGGTTGCGGACTTGCCCGACCCCGCTGAGGCGACAAGAAGATTGTTGTCCTCCAGTCGAATGCATGCCTCGCGTTGCTGATCGGACAAGGACCGGCCGTCTAAATTGTCAAAGAACGACCGGTATCTCGACAGCTCAGCTGAGACAAACGCGTCATTATATCTGTGGCGCACGTCCGGATCGGTAACGAACGCGAGCGATCGGGGCAGCACCGCTTTCAGGGTGGCTGGCATCAGTTCCGGGTCGAACAGAGGGTGCGAAAGCGCGGCCGCGGCTTCACCGGTTACACCCGCAATCGCACGGGCGAGGTCGGCATGGGCCAGATATTGCCGGTTACCCTCGGTGATAGTCTGTAGTTTCGTATCCACCTCGCTCAAGCGGTCGGTGTCAGAGCTGATCAGGTCGAAGAGGTGGCTGTTGATGAAGCTGTAAAGGTTTGCCGCAAGCCGGGTTGCTGCCTCTTCTCCGAGGCACGATAGGGTATGAATCCCTTTACGCGAGCGGACTTCAACCGAGTGCCACAGCAATGCCTTGGTGACAGAAATTGCTATGACATCCAGGCAAGGAAGATCGAGGGCGCCGTTCACATTGAGCTGCAAGGCTGCTGGTAACGACACGTTCAGCCTGACCTTCCATTTTCCCTGGGGAAGGAGCCGAGCAAAAAAACCAGGTCGGTATGTTCGAACGCGATCAG
This genomic interval from Polymorphum gilvum SL003B-26A1 contains the following:
- a CDS encoding response regulator transcription factor translates to MKRLDGVVGAKPEPEAHRNGNTVVAPLRKRRLTGELYERDRKVETLIAELAALPRDELIGRAAITKRSEPGYVPSECLVYFIRASRHDNNETWFERLYRILMERVLRSVPKPENSDGKTESLTRSVVRDKVFSRFVEILSADRASYVDKLDYFEVRFDGAVASLRRDAQEQAWRDENRSKPLEYDEESGELSAEVEAAAGAHDPFAASDFDDPSYRSRLDAAIEALPPEQIRIIHMLKQGFPIDSKEPDVMTIAKALGRSEKTIRTYRDKAFAALRVALADGEKQ
- a CDS encoding nucleotidyl transferase AbiEii/AbiGii toxin family protein; this translates as MNPAYDEVLAAGEAAMLSAFDTTAQRLGTAAQNIEKDFWVCWTLDVLFNGLNDSGPRLLFKGGTSLSKGFGLISRFSEDIDVTVFRDDIGEPATIEELEELSGKKRKARLEAIKDACKAYINGPLRDELTKILADRLKAAGADPSNARIEADDTDPDGQTLLIWYPAATPRSEYVRAAIKIESGAKSALDPNSEVPIKPYVDDDLPALDLTVPAVRTVDPERTFWDKVVIVHGLRRWFDKRGELKGGGQRVSRHYYDLHRLVATPVGAAAIKDRALGEDCVAHARMFFNRPDFDLASAVPGSFALAPHDAMIEQLRIDYRAMQGMIFGDPPAFEAVIDSIASLEASLNKGAD
- a CDS encoding DUF6088 family protein, producing the protein MNEPRRLRGCARSAIALPIDRVGRKQLLYRPDRTIPNAFRVGTADANHSRFQHSSMNIRSVCPKFVCVFRTRLLSEKSIHLSDMAADSPDLKSAMLERIRGDSPRKVWTPSDFVDLASRDAVDKALQRLTKTEILRRIDRGLYDQPGFNKLTQKPNPPDPRSVIDAVGRRDQTRMLVDGMTAANDLGLTDAVPAKIIVHTDARRRPIKLGNVTITFRPTAASKLFWAGRPAMRVVQALYWLRDILLREGESDRVSGKLAKLFEDPAVGAAIKADLAAGITALPTWMWTFLKPLIEGERGDHDQHVSSDRTADDHDADDHHRDDDDGHRHGDPRLKRKSVSTRIASNKRSHSRQ
- a CDS encoding UvrD-helicase domain-containing protein; translated protein: MTDRVRTYRPGFFARLLPQGKWKVRLNVSLPAALQLNVNGALDLPCLDVIAISVTKALLWHSVEVRSRKGIHTLSCLGEEAATRLAANLYSFINSHLFDLISSDTDRLSEVDTKLQTITEGNRQYLAHADLARAIAGVTGEAAAALSHPLFDPELMPATLKAVLPRSLAFVTDPDVRHRYNDAFVSAELSRYRSFFDNLDGRSLSDQQREACIRLEDNNLLVASAGSGKSATMVGKVAYVLDKQLYRPEEILVLAFNKSAADELKERISRQLAVDPGNSECKVTTFHALGRGIIEEVEGRPPQLADWVEHPAGEAKIIEQIIDDLLRSDAEFADLWVNLLVLHPKADIPVEVFGSEADYERYLSVRRRKGNATIGTMAGIHVKSLQEQTITNWLWLHSVEFDYERQIPIEEKNGQIRYVHPDFYYPTSKTIHEHLAINADGSSPFTDYATHAEHKLAGYRKAGMDVFQTTSAQACNGSLIEELEAQLTKRGISFERKSYTAIVKALEPVVIKHYHKLIAVCIKHIRASHLTLDMLLERAKALHDRTRAKEFAQVVWKITETYSRKLEKANRIDFDSMIANATRLVEAGQYQSPYSLILVDEFQDISEPRANLIKALKHQKAFTKIFAVGDDWQSIYRFAGSDITIFTQFEANFGASWQGRLEQTYRCNQLIAETAASFVQRNAAQLKKSVRSTRPAIARSIRVIPTDGEGGKPDFADSCLRLLKRLDTFLGGISVQWRSDGHQKLKVMVLWRYNQLDPFRGATPKFEHIEVSGLSFHRAKGLEADYTILLDVSEGDYGVPSRIEDDELFNLVMPRPETFEFAEERRLFYVALTRASRGVFLLTNSREPSRYIRELSEIAGENLRFETIDGDTLNQCPACGVGQLVERKGRNNGRFLGCNQYPGCDHTQRRSAE